A region of Gracilinanus agilis isolate LMUSP501 chromosome 3, AgileGrace, whole genome shotgun sequence DNA encodes the following proteins:
- the TIMM8B gene encoding mitochondrial import inner membrane translocase subunit Tim8 B: protein MAELAEADEAELQRLVAVEQQKAQFTAQVHHFMDLCWDKCVEKPGSRLDSRTENCLASCVDRFIDTTLTITSRFAQIVQKGNQ from the exons ATGGCGGAATTGGCCGAAGCCGATGAGGCCGAACTGCAGCGTTTGGTGGCGGTAGAACAGCAGAAGGCGCAGTTCACTGCACAG GTACACCACTTCATGGATTTATGCTGGGATAAATGTGTGGAAAAACCAGGAAGCCGTCTAGATTCTCGAACTGAAAATTGCCTTGCCAGTTGTGTGGACCGATTCATTGATACTACTCTTACCATCACAAGCCGATTTGCTCAGATCGTGCAAAAAGGGAACCAATAG
- the SDHD gene encoding succinate dehydrogenase [ubiquinone] cytochrome b small subunit, mitochondrial has protein sequence MALAAVTVRRLNFWNCALGGRALLLGARVIRPAFVLGSPPDRPASASEGRHIHLTASRWSDSKAASLHWTSERAVSVLLLGLLPAAYLCPGSMVDYSLAAVLTLHSHWGLGQVITDYVHEDKLVKGANAGLLVLSALTFAGLCYFNYHDVGICRAVTLLWRL, from the exons ATGGCGCTGGCGGCGGTAACGGTGAGGCGCCTGAACTTTTGGAACTGCGCCCTAGGGGGCCGAG CCCTGCTCCTCGGTGCCCGCGTGATCAGACCCGCCTTTGTCTTAGGGTCTCCGCCTGACCGACCTGCCTCTGCCTCCGAAGGACGGCACATTCACCTGACCGCCAGCCGCTGGT CTGACTCTAAGGCTGCATCTCTGCATTGGACTAGTGAGAGAGCTGTCAGTGTCTTGTTGCTGGGCCTGCTCCCAGCTGCCTATCTGTGCCCTGGCTCTATGGTGGACTACTCACTGGCTGCAGTCCTCACCCTCCATAGTCACTG ggGTCTTGGACAGGTTATCACTGACTATGTCCATGAAGACAAATTGGTGAAAGGAGCCAATGCAGGTCTTTTGGTGCTCTCAGCCCTGACCTTTGCAGGACTCTGCTATTTCAACTATCATGATGTGGGCATCTGCAGAGCTGTTACCTTGCTGTGGAGACTCTGA